One window from the genome of Nitrospira defluvii encodes:
- a CDS encoding DUF1348 family protein translates to MSSTQHSRPPLPPFTWHTAIQKVRLAEDAWNSRDPQRVSQAYSANSSWRNRNEFLSGREAIVEFLRRKWAKELDYRLIKELWAFHETRIAVRFAYEWHDDSGNWFRSYGNENWEFDRNGLMHQRLASINDLPITKEERQYRWPLGPRPEGHPSLSDLGL, encoded by the coding sequence CGTCAACACAACATAGCCGTCCCCCTCTTCCTCCCTTCACCTGGCACACCGCAATCCAGAAAGTGCGCCTGGCCGAGGATGCCTGGAACAGCAGAGACCCCCAGAGAGTGTCGCAGGCTTACAGCGCCAACAGTTCATGGAGGAACCGCAACGAGTTTCTGTCTGGCCGTGAGGCTATCGTAGAATTTCTGCGCCGCAAATGGGCTAAGGAGCTGGACTACCGGCTGATCAAGGAACTGTGGGCATTCCACGAAACGCGCATCGCCGTGCGTTTTGCCTATGAGTGGCACGACGATTCCGGGAATTGGTTTCGGTCCTACGGGAACGAGAACTGGGAGTTCGACCGAAACGGCCTCATGCACCAGCGCCTCGCGAGCATCAATGACCTTCCCATTACAAAGGAGGAACGCCAATACCGCTGGCCACTGGGCCCTCGTCCCGAAGGCCACCCTTCCCTATCCGACCTCGGCCTGTGA